One part of the Paraburkholderia flagellata genome encodes these proteins:
- the gcvT gene encoding glycine cleavage system aminomethyltransferase GcvT produces the protein MTELKRTPLNDTHRALNARMVDFGGWDMPVNYGSQIDEHRAVRTDAGMFDVSHMCVVDFSGPKAREFFARALANNVAKLTTPGKALYSCMLNPEGGVIDDLIVYFFADDQFRTVVNAGTAEKDIAWFEKLNAEGGFGLTITPRRDLAIVAVQGPNAREKVWQVAPSSRSATEVLKPFNAAKIEATPFGELMIARTGYTGEDGFEIVLSAAAVCEFWDALQRQGVKPCGLGARDTLRLEAGMNLYGQDMDDGVSPLDAGLAWTVDMKEPRDFVGRPALEANGSRSAFVGLILQKENGKAGGVLRAHQKVLTPHGEGEITSGTFSPSMQESIAFARVPQGVQPGDVVQVQIRDKALPASVVKLPFVRNGKVLAA, from the coding sequence ATGACCGAACTCAAACGCACCCCGCTGAACGACACGCACCGCGCGCTGAATGCCCGCATGGTCGACTTCGGCGGTTGGGACATGCCCGTCAACTACGGCTCGCAGATCGACGAGCATCGCGCCGTCCGCACCGACGCCGGCATGTTCGACGTCTCGCACATGTGCGTAGTCGACTTTTCGGGCCCGAAAGCGCGCGAGTTCTTCGCCCGCGCGCTCGCCAACAACGTCGCCAAGCTCACTACGCCGGGTAAGGCGCTGTATTCCTGCATGCTCAACCCCGAAGGCGGCGTGATCGACGACCTGATCGTCTACTTCTTCGCCGACGACCAGTTCCGCACCGTCGTCAACGCGGGCACCGCCGAAAAAGACATCGCCTGGTTCGAGAAGCTCAACGCCGAAGGCGGCTTCGGCCTCACCATTACTCCGCGCCGCGATCTCGCGATCGTTGCCGTGCAGGGCCCGAACGCACGCGAAAAGGTCTGGCAGGTCGCGCCCTCGTCGCGCAGCGCCACTGAAGTTCTCAAACCCTTCAACGCCGCGAAGATCGAAGCCACGCCGTTCGGCGAGCTGATGATCGCGCGCACCGGTTACACCGGCGAAGACGGTTTCGAAATCGTGTTGTCCGCAGCCGCCGTGTGCGAGTTCTGGGACGCCCTCCAGCGCCAGGGCGTGAAGCCCTGCGGCCTGGGCGCGCGTGACACGCTGCGCCTCGAAGCGGGCATGAACCTCTACGGCCAGGACATGGACGACGGCGTCTCGCCGCTCGACGCCGGCCTCGCCTGGACCGTCGACATGAAGGAGCCGCGCGACTTCGTCGGCCGTCCGGCGCTGGAAGCGAACGGCTCGCGTTCGGCCTTCGTCGGCCTGATCCTGCAGAAGGAAAACGGCAAGGCCGGCGGCGTGCTGCGCGCGCACCAGAAAGTGCTCACGCCGCATGGCGAGGGCGAGATCACGAGCGGTACGTTCTCGCCGAGCATGCAGGAATCCATCGCCTTCGCGCGCGTGCCGCAGGGCGTGCAGCCGGGCGATGTCGTGCAGGTGCAGATCCGTGACAAAGCCCTTCCCGCAAGCGTGGTAAAACTGCCGTTCGTGCGCAACGGCAAGGTGCTCGCCGCCTGA
- the gcvH gene encoding glycine cleavage system protein GcvH codes for MSIPADLKYTESHEWIRTEADGTLTIGITDHAQEALGDIVFLELPEAGRAVTAGDAVAVIESVKAASDIYAPVAGEIIEANTSLVDTPDQVNGAPYESWLFKIKPAADANLDSLIDAAAYEKAIGA; via the coding sequence ATGAGCATCCCGGCCGATCTGAAATACACCGAATCGCACGAGTGGATCCGCACCGAAGCCGACGGCACGCTGACCATCGGCATCACCGACCACGCGCAGGAAGCGCTCGGTGACATCGTCTTCCTCGAGCTGCCGGAAGCCGGCCGCGCGGTCACCGCTGGCGACGCCGTTGCCGTGATCGAGTCGGTCAAGGCCGCCTCGGACATCTACGCGCCGGTCGCAGGCGAGATCATCGAAGCGAACACGTCGCTCGTCGACACGCCCGACCAGGTGAACGGCGCGCCGTACGAGTCGTGGCTCTTCAAGATCAAGCCCGCCGCCGACGCCAATCTCGACTCGCTGATCGACGCCGCCGCCTACGAAAAGGCTATCGGCGCTTAA
- the gcvP gene encoding aminomethyl-transferring glycine dehydrogenase, which yields MKLEHPDRLMNSPLSLAALEAHDAFAARHIGPDTADQQAMLDALGFASRAALIDAVIPAKIRRNETLPLGPFSQPRSEAEALAALRALADKNQVFRSYIGQGYYDTHTPAVILRNVLENPAWYTAYTPYQPEISQGRLEALLNFQQMITDLTGLAISNASLLDEATAAAEAMTLVQRVGKSKSNVFFVADDVLAQTIEVVKTRAKPIGIEVKVGPAAEAANAGAFGVLLQYPGVNGDVRDYRALAQAVHAAGGAVIAAADLLALTMLTPPGEWGADVAVGNSQRFGVPMGFGGPHAAYLAVKDEFKRQMPGRLVGVTVDAQGNPALRLALQTREQHIRREKATSNVCTAQALLAIMASMYAVYHGPQGLKRIAQRVNRVAAILAAGAKQLGYTLVNEAFFDTLTFEVGPRTQALHDAALARGMNLRHVSETRVGVSVDETTSRADLADLLAVFAQAAFAGETPSLDKLDAELTQNAALTFPAALARESAYLTHPVFNRHHSETEMLRYLRSLSDKDLALDRSMIPLGSCTMKLNATSEMLPVTWPEFGRIHPFAPAEQTVGYREMVDQLEQMLVAATGYAAVSLQPNAGSQGEYAGLLIIQAYHASRGEAHRNVCLIPASAHGTNPASAQMAGMQVVVVACDAQGNIDLADLEAKAEQHAAKLAAIMITYPSTHGVFEENVREVCEIVHTAGGQVYVDGANMNAMVGLAAPGQFGGDVSHLNLHKTFCIPHGGGGPGVGPVAVGAHLAQFLPNQLSSGYKRDDHGIGAVSAAPYGSASILPISWMYIAMMGAANLTAATENAILNANYVANKLAPHFPVLYSGPGGLVAHECILDLRPIKDASGISVDDVAKRLMDYGFHAPTMSFPVPGTLMVEPTESESKEELDRFIDAMVAIREEIRAVEDGRADKEDNPLRHAPHTAAVVVDDDWKHAYSREQAAYPVASLVARKYWPPVGRADNAYGDRNLFCSCVPIGEYADETAGE from the coding sequence ATGAAGCTCGAACACCCGGATCGTCTGATGAACTCCCCGCTCTCGCTTGCTGCGCTCGAAGCGCACGACGCTTTCGCCGCCCGCCACATCGGCCCTGACACGGCCGACCAGCAGGCGATGCTCGACGCGCTCGGCTTCGCCTCGCGCGCGGCGCTGATCGATGCGGTGATTCCGGCGAAGATCCGCCGCAACGAGACGCTGCCGCTCGGGCCGTTCTCGCAGCCGCGCTCGGAAGCCGAGGCGCTCGCCGCCCTGCGCGCGCTCGCGGACAAGAACCAGGTGTTCCGCTCGTATATCGGGCAGGGCTACTACGACACGCACACGCCGGCCGTCATCCTGCGCAACGTGCTCGAAAACCCGGCGTGGTACACCGCGTACACGCCGTACCAGCCGGAGATCTCGCAGGGCCGCCTCGAAGCTCTGCTGAACTTCCAGCAGATGATCACCGACTTGACGGGCCTCGCGATCTCGAACGCGTCGCTCCTCGACGAGGCCACCGCCGCCGCCGAAGCCATGACGCTCGTGCAGCGCGTGGGCAAGTCGAAGTCGAACGTGTTCTTCGTCGCCGACGACGTGCTCGCGCAGACCATCGAAGTCGTGAAGACGCGCGCGAAGCCGATCGGCATCGAGGTGAAAGTCGGTCCGGCCGCTGAAGCGGCAAATGCAGGCGCCTTCGGCGTGCTGCTCCAATATCCTGGCGTGAACGGCGACGTGCGCGACTACCGTGCGCTCGCGCAAGCCGTGCACGCTGCCGGCGGCGCGGTGATCGCCGCCGCCGACCTGCTCGCGCTCACCATGCTCACGCCCCCGGGTGAATGGGGCGCGGACGTGGCCGTGGGCAACTCGCAGCGCTTCGGCGTGCCGATGGGCTTCGGCGGCCCGCACGCCGCGTACCTCGCGGTGAAGGACGAATTCAAGCGCCAGATGCCGGGCCGCCTCGTCGGCGTGACCGTCGACGCACAGGGCAACCCGGCGCTGCGCCTCGCGCTGCAAACGCGCGAACAGCACATCCGCCGCGAGAAGGCCACCTCGAACGTCTGCACGGCGCAAGCCCTGCTCGCGATCATGGCGAGCATGTACGCCGTCTACCATGGCCCGCAAGGCTTGAAGCGCATCGCGCAGCGCGTGAACCGCGTCGCCGCGATCCTCGCCGCGGGCGCGAAGCAACTGGGCTATACGCTCGTCAACGAAGCGTTCTTCGACACGCTCACGTTCGAAGTCGGCCCGCGCACCCAGGCGCTGCACGACGCGGCGCTCGCGCGTGGCATGAACCTGCGCCACGTGAGCGAGACGCGTGTGGGCGTGTCCGTCGACGAAACGACCTCGCGCGCCGACCTCGCCGACCTGCTCGCCGTGTTCGCGCAAGCCGCGTTCGCTGGCGAAACGCCTTCGCTCGACAAGCTCGACGCTGAACTCACGCAAAACGCCGCTTTGACGTTCCCGGCCGCGCTGGCGCGCGAAAGCGCCTACCTCACGCACCCGGTGTTCAACCGTCACCATTCGGAAACGGAAATGCTGCGCTACCTGCGCAGCCTCTCCGACAAGGACCTCGCGCTCGACCGCTCGATGATCCCGCTCGGCTCGTGCACGATGAAGCTCAACGCGACCTCGGAAATGCTGCCGGTCACGTGGCCCGAGTTCGGCCGCATCCACCCGTTCGCGCCGGCTGAGCAAACCGTGGGCTATCGCGAGATGGTCGATCAGCTCGAACAGATGCTCGTGGCCGCGACGGGCTACGCCGCCGTCTCGCTGCAGCCGAACGCGGGCTCGCAGGGCGAGTACGCGGGCCTGCTCATCATCCAGGCGTACCACGCCTCGCGCGGCGAAGCGCATCGCAACGTCTGCCTGATTCCCGCTTCGGCGCACGGCACGAACCCCGCATCGGCGCAGATGGCCGGTATGCAGGTGGTCGTGGTCGCCTGCGACGCGCAAGGCAACATCGATCTCGCTGACCTCGAGGCCAAGGCCGAACAGCACGCCGCCAAGCTCGCGGCAATCATGATCACGTACCCCTCGACGCACGGCGTGTTCGAAGAGAACGTGCGCGAAGTCTGCGAAATCGTGCACACAGCGGGCGGCCAGGTGTACGTGGATGGCGCGAACATGAACGCGATGGTCGGTCTCGCGGCGCCCGGCCAGTTCGGCGGTGACGTCTCGCACCTGAACCTGCACAAGACCTTCTGCATTCCGCACGGCGGCGGCGGCCCGGGTGTCGGTCCGGTGGCGGTCGGCGCGCACCTCGCGCAATTCCTGCCGAACCAGCTTTCGTCGGGCTACAAGCGCGACGATCACGGTATCGGCGCAGTGAGCGCAGCGCCTTACGGCTCGGCCTCGATCCTGCCGATCTCGTGGATGTACATCGCCATGATGGGCGCCGCCAACCTGACCGCCGCGACCGAAAACGCGATCCTCAACGCGAACTATGTGGCAAACAAGCTCGCGCCGCACTTCCCGGTGCTCTACAGCGGCCCGGGCGGGCTCGTCGCGCACGAGTGCATTCTCGACCTGCGCCCCATCAAGGACGCGAGCGGCATCAGCGTGGACGACGTGGCCAAGCGCCTGATGGACTACGGCTTCCACGCCCCGACCATGAGCTTCCCGGTGCCGGGCACGCTGATGGTCGAGCCGACCGAGTCGGAGTCGAAGGAAGAACTGGACCGCTTCATCGACGCGATGGTTGCAATCCGTGAAGAAATCCGCGCCGTGGAAGATGGCCGCGCGGACAAGGAAGACAACCCGCTGCGCCACGCGCCGCACACGGCCGCCGTTGTGGTCGACGACGACTGGAAACACGCCTACTCGCGCGAGCAGGCCGCGTACCCGGTCGCGTCGCTCGTCGCGCGCAAGTACTGGCCGCCGGTTGGCCGCGCCGACAACGCGTATGGCGACCGCAATCTGTTCTGCTCGTGCGTGCCGATCGGAGAATATGCCGATGAAACGGCAGGCGAATAA
- a CDS encoding alginate lyase family protein, with amino-acid sequence MLQNRPPRLAAALALACASFTGTFAGTAQAAMNFCAAPALQSSERTNSDPGVKALVADVLTHVNDTPRPLPRLHTEGTLPHEGIYDQSVEAAKELDLMRNAALAWRATSDERFLRLVDRFLLAWVTTYKPSFNPIDETRFEGLILAYDMTASALPVKTRNATMQFLNSFANGYIAQVDAQPRPLKGTFANNWQSHRVKLIAMIAFTLDNRKMIATAQRLFVEHLGDNVAPDGSTLDFTERDALHYVTYDLQPLVTAALAARRHNRNWLTERAANGATLANALDWLTPYALGQKSHEEFVHSNVPFDAQRREAGLPGYTGQWDPKNAAELFHLAARLDGRFAPVALKLAPTPPAWLAVCLPLPAR; translated from the coding sequence ATGTTGCAAAACCGCCCGCCGCGCCTTGCCGCCGCGCTGGCGCTCGCCTGCGCGTCGTTCACCGGCACATTCGCTGGCACGGCCCAGGCGGCCATGAACTTTTGCGCGGCACCCGCGCTGCAATCGAGCGAGCGCACCAACTCCGACCCGGGTGTGAAGGCGCTCGTGGCCGACGTGCTGACGCATGTGAACGACACGCCGCGTCCGCTGCCGCGCCTGCACACCGAGGGCACGCTGCCGCACGAGGGCATCTACGATCAGAGCGTCGAGGCCGCGAAGGAACTCGATCTCATGCGCAACGCCGCGCTCGCGTGGCGCGCAACGAGCGACGAACGCTTCCTGAGACTCGTGGACCGCTTTCTGCTCGCGTGGGTCACCACGTACAAGCCGAGCTTCAATCCCATCGACGAAACGCGTTTCGAGGGGCTCATACTCGCGTACGACATGACCGCGAGCGCGCTGCCCGTGAAAACGCGCAACGCGACGATGCAGTTCCTGAACAGCTTCGCGAACGGCTATATCGCGCAGGTCGACGCGCAGCCGCGCCCGCTCAAGGGAACTTTCGCGAACAACTGGCAGAGCCATCGGGTCAAACTGATCGCGATGATCGCGTTCACGCTCGACAACCGCAAGATGATCGCGACGGCGCAGCGGCTCTTCGTGGAGCATCTCGGCGACAACGTCGCGCCCGACGGCTCGACGCTCGACTTCACCGAGCGCGACGCGCTGCACTACGTGACCTACGATCTGCAGCCGCTCGTAACCGCCGCGCTCGCCGCGAGACGCCACAACCGCAACTGGCTGACCGAGCGCGCGGCCAACGGCGCTACGCTCGCCAATGCGCTCGACTGGCTCACGCCCTACGCGCTCGGCCAGAAATCGCACGAGGAATTCGTGCATTCGAACGTACCGTTCGACGCGCAGCGGCGCGAAGCGGGCCTCCCAGGCTACACCGGCCAGTGGGACCCGAAAAACGCCGCGGAGCTGTTTCACCTGGCAGCGCGTCTCGACGGCCGCTTTGCGCCGGTCGCGCTGAAACTCGCGCCCACGCCGC